A single Ignavibacteriales bacterium DNA region contains:
- a CDS encoding DinB family protein — protein MKKELLSFIRYDTWATGMLIDAYRKAENPPAKTLETLAHIISSRYIWYYRVIGEPSPVKIWEDYKPEDLRKELKQITSLWLDFLRTLKDDDVYTEITYKNNAGVEFTTPLFQIIFHLHSHSSYHRGQVMTLIRPHIKEVPVLDYIVFNRM, from the coding sequence ATGAAAAAAGAACTGCTTTCATTTATCAGATATGACACCTGGGCAACGGGGATGCTGATTGATGCATACCGTAAAGCGGAGAATCCGCCTGCAAAAACATTGGAGACGCTCGCGCATATTATTTCATCACGGTATATCTGGTACTACCGGGTCATCGGTGAACCAAGTCCGGTAAAAATCTGGGAAGACTATAAACCTGAAGACCTGCGTAAAGAACTGAAACAGATTACCTCCCTCTGGCTTGATTTCCTCAGAACCCTTAAGGATGATGATGTATATACGGAGATCACATACAAGAACAACGCAGGAGTTGAATTCACCACGCCTCTCTTTCAAATCATTTTCCACCTTCATTCGCACTCATCGTATCACCGCGGGCAGGTAATGACCCTCATCCGGCCACATATCAAAGAAGTGCCGGTTCTGGATTATATCGTGTTCAACAGAATGTGA
- a CDS encoding S46 family peptidase, with translation MALTGSILLFQGHTPPEEGMYPLSEIANVDLVKAGLQIDPKEIYNPGGISLVDALVRVGGCTGSFVSDKGLILTNHHCAFDYVRAASTVENNYLENGLHAKTFADEIPAQGLTSMITEDYRDVSAEVLSAARGVEDPAERTKAIQKKIREIVDREEKKNSEIKAEVSEMFIGQTYILFIYRIIKDVRLVYIPPRSIGEFGGDSDNWMWPKHTGDFSFLRAYVGKDGKAAPYSKDNVPYTPKRFLKVNPNGVNEEDFVFILGYPGRTFRHQPADFVKFHETVQLPYIENLYSHLIDGFASLSKDDTETELKLAARRNSLANVQKNYLGKMTGMRRLALVEKKKKEEAQLLAYVNGDAALKAEYGPVFTDIAAVYNRMFELGRTQLATAQLRTNVSMMRLASLLIDWSKEEQKEDASRKTMFAEKNRKQLMETIANIYKSYVPAADQLAFIKIAGDASGFKEMAGLNFIKELTDADGSKTKVKNFASGILVNSVISSKEKFIELFEEDFEDRSEAIAADPLLSYAARMAGELEPVEKEYDALNGRLLPLMAKLLDVKKMWQKKNFIPDANSTLRLTYGYIRGYSPRDATYLSPITTLRGLIEKSYGGGDYTIPYRLKELYDAKDYGRFVHPKLGDVPVAILYNMDTTGGNSGSPVMNAKGELIGVNFDRAFEATINDYAWSESYSRSIAVDIRYVLWVTQKFGGADHLLAEMGVN, from the coding sequence ATGGCTTTAACGGGGAGTATTTTACTGTTTCAGGGGCATACACCGCCTGAAGAGGGGATGTACCCTCTCAGCGAAATAGCCAATGTGGATCTGGTGAAAGCCGGTCTGCAGATTGACCCCAAAGAAATCTATAATCCCGGCGGAATAAGTCTGGTTGATGCACTGGTCAGGGTTGGCGGATGCACCGGTTCTTTCGTCTCGGACAAAGGACTGATTCTCACAAATCATCACTGCGCGTTTGACTACGTCCGTGCGGCAAGCACTGTTGAGAATAATTATCTTGAAAACGGACTTCACGCAAAAACCTTTGCTGATGAGATCCCAGCCCAGGGACTAACCAGCATGATCACTGAGGACTACCGTGACGTATCAGCAGAAGTTCTCTCCGCTGCCCGCGGCGTTGAAGATCCGGCTGAACGCACCAAAGCAATCCAGAAGAAAATCCGTGAAATTGTTGACCGTGAAGAAAAGAAAAACAGCGAAATAAAAGCTGAAGTTTCCGAAATGTTCATCGGTCAGACCTATATTTTATTTATTTACAGGATTATTAAGGATGTGCGTCTGGTGTATATACCGCCGCGCAGTATCGGGGAGTTTGGCGGTGATTCAGATAACTGGATGTGGCCGAAACATACGGGCGATTTCTCATTTCTCCGTGCTTATGTCGGCAAAGATGGCAAAGCCGCTCCTTATTCAAAGGATAACGTTCCCTATACACCAAAACGCTTTTTGAAAGTTAATCCAAACGGCGTGAATGAAGAAGATTTTGTTTTCATACTCGGTTATCCTGGCAGGACATTCCGTCATCAGCCGGCCGACTTTGTAAAGTTTCACGAGACGGTACAGCTTCCTTATATAGAAAATTTGTACAGCCATCTGATTGACGGCTTTGCTTCACTTTCAAAAGATGATACTGAAACGGAACTGAAACTGGCAGCAAGAAGAAACTCTCTTGCCAATGTCCAGAAGAATTATCTTGGCAAAATGACCGGCATGCGCCGTCTTGCCCTGGTTGAAAAGAAAAAGAAAGAAGAAGCACAGCTGCTTGCTTATGTTAACGGAGACGCAGCCCTGAAAGCCGAATACGGCCCGGTGTTTACTGATATAGCGGCAGTATATAACCGGATGTTTGAACTCGGCAGGACTCAGCTTGCCACAGCCCAGCTCCGCACAAATGTTTCAATGATGCGCCTGGCGTCCTTGCTGATTGACTGGTCAAAAGAAGAGCAGAAAGAAGATGCTTCACGTAAAACGATGTTTGCCGAGAAAAACCGCAAGCAGTTAATGGAGACCATAGCTAATATTTATAAATCATACGTTCCCGCGGCTGACCAGCTTGCCTTTATTAAAATTGCCGGTGATGCGTCAGGATTTAAAGAAATGGCCGGCCTCAATTTCATTAAAGAACTCACGGATGCTGACGGAAGCAAAACTAAAGTGAAAAATTTTGCGTCAGGCATTCTTGTGAACAGTGTTATCAGTTCAAAAGAGAAGTTCATTGAGCTTTTTGAGGAGGATTTTGAAGACAGATCAGAAGCAATTGCAGCAGACCCTCTTCTTTCTTATGCTGCAAGAATGGCTGGTGAACTTGAGCCTGTGGAAAAAGAGTATGATGCTTTGAACGGACGTCTGCTTCCGCTGATGGCGAAACTGCTTGACGTGAAAAAGATGTGGCAGAAGAAGAATTTTATCCCGGATGCAAACTCAACACTGCGCCTGACCTATGGATATATCCGCGGTTATTCTCCGCGTGATGCCACCTATCTGAGCCCGATTACCACGCTTCGCGGTCTGATCGAAAAGAGTTATGGCGGCGGTGATTACACCATTCCTTACCGTCTGAAAGAACTGTATGATGCCAAGGATTACGGCCGGTTTGTTCATCCGAAACTGGGTGACGTGCCTGTTGCTATTCTTTATAACATGGATACAACCGGAGGAAACTCAGGCAGTCCGGTTATGAACGCAAAGGGTGAACTGATCGGAGTTAACTTTGACCGTGCGTTTGAAGCGACCATTAACGATTATGCCTGGAGCGAAAGTTACAGCCGTTCAATTGCGGTTGATATACGGTATGTCCTTTGGGTAACGCAGAAATTCGGTGGTGCTGATCATCTGCTTGCCGAAATGGGAGTGAATTAA